Below is a window of Mus caroli chromosome 2, CAROLI_EIJ_v1.1, whole genome shotgun sequence DNA.
TGCCGGGCCTCGGCCTGCGCATGGTCGTAGTCCTGAGGGAGGATCCAGTGGCGAATCTCATCCTTGTCCAGCTTCCCATCCTTGTTCAGATCTCGGAAGTCGCTGAACTGCTCCCGTTCGGACAAAACCCAGTCTGGCTCAGGGCCATTGTCCTCGTGGGAAAACATGTCCGCTAGAAAGCAAAGCTGTTCTCAGTCACAGAAGACAACCAGGAAGGGAAAAACCACTAAAGCTTGATCCGTGCATTTTCTGCAAGGGTGACAGCCCATGGAGAGAACTAAGTGGCATTGGTGCAGAGCTGAGGGACAGCCAATGACAGGAGGACTTGGTTAGAGACTCGGGTTCTTTAGTTCAGTGTGTAAGCCCAAAGCTTGTGAAATGGAGATAATAATCAGGAAGTCATATTTCTCAAGACCAGAGGGCTACTTAAGGGAGGGACTCTATTCCACCTGGCACCATAAAGGTGAAAACAAGGTTAACACTTTCCACAGCCCCAGCTCCTTGGGAAGGTGTCCGATATACACTTTCTTTTCATGTCAATTCCTTTACAGTCTGAAGAAGTCGCAGTTGTTCTCCCATTTTACAAAGAAGAACGGGATGAGGATATACCCCACAGCTCCTCTGAACTGGAGGCTGTACAGGACCACAGCAGGCTTGCTGCCAATGCCATCTTTCCCTCTGTGGTCATCACTATGGCTTGCCTCATCTCCCAAGGGCTTTCTCGGacaattttatttcactttcaaTTACCATAAGATAGATCATTCTCTCAATTTTATAAAATGCCAGGGACAAAGAGAAGGGAACACTCATACACTGCTTTCAGTTTGCtctggtttgagacagggtctcactatgttgctggggtagcctggaactcactaatcGACCAGGCTACCTCGAACtgtcagagatttgcttgccaagaactgggattaaaggtgtgtaccaccatgtccaatCCTCATTCACTCTTTaatttttgtccttttgttttgttactgCCTGCTCACACCCCACAGGTTTCTCTAAAGGAAACAGTTTCAAAACCCTAAGTAGAAAAAAACTtcaacatagaagaaaaaaaaacaataaacaaaaccaatctaacaaacaaacaaacaaaaaaccccaaagctcGTGGTGATACAAGTTTcaatttgggggaaaaaactACAATGtttcaaagtagaaaaaaaaggtTCTTTGTCTCAAGTTCAATGTAAAGGGAAAGTCAGTCATGAGATTGAAGAGACACTTGAAAGCAggggaaaagacaagaaaaaccaCAAGGTAGCCCACATGGGGAcccacccctttaatcctagcactagagtcaaaggcaggcagatctctccgagtttgaggccaatctagtCTCCAAagatagttctaggacagctagggctgttaaacagaaaaatcctgtgtttaaaaacctaaaaccaaTCCAACTCaacccaaccaaacaagcaaacaacaaactcATGGCTGATACATGCAcattgtgtgtgtaggtatgtgagtacatgttcccatgtgtactcatgtgtggGTGTGTCAAACAAAGGTTTCTCCATCCATTACTGACTTCACCTTGTAAAAAGACATGGCCTTTTTTTAATGCACCCGCAGTTCACTGACTGGACATCAAGCCCGAGTCCTGCTGTTTCTGCctcgagagtgctgggattacaggtgtgtgccacaactcCAGACTTTTTATGTGGgcactggagatctgaactcaggtcctcatttgTGTacagcaaacactctaccaactgagcaaaTGCCCACCCCTGCATACTGTCTTCTGAGAAGTGACTATCACATGAGCTAATCTGAGCTTCCTTCAACCCTGCACGAATGGGTGCCGTTCATCCTGTTACAGATTAGAAACCGGGGTATGGAATTACAGGGCTCTCGGAGGGTCACACAATCAGCAGATGGGAAAGCTGGGGCTCTGAATCCTAGAGCCTCTCCAGTGTGCCACACTAGCAATTCCCTTAGCTTGCCTAAAGTGGGAACACCCCAGATATCAGGTCATAGCCAGATAGTTCTTTGCCTCAGTCATTAAGGTGACTCTAGCTTTGTACAATATGGATGCTAACAGTGGCCTCCTCAGTGTGAGCCTTCCTCTTGAGAGGCTCATGAAGGAGGGGCATGTTCAGATCCTCAAACCTGTCACCATGGCAGCAGTGACTGAATTGGAAAGTCTCCATGATACAAACAAACCATGGGCATGTGGGATTAGCAGTGTGCACCTCCTCATGAACTCTGCATTGAGATGGTGCCCGGCAGGGCTACAATTCGAAGTGGCTTTGACTAAAGGGAGCATTTCATTTTGTGGACTGTGCAGAAAGGGAGAAGGGTATTATGTGTGGTAATCGATTTTCCAGTAGCTAATAGTGAGAAAGACTTTATGCATGAACTTTTCAGGCAAGGGACCTGatttctggaagccagtattcttctagcagccttcagatgaagatgtagaactctcagctcttcctacaccatgtctgcctggatgctgccatgctcctgccttgatgataacggagCCAAATGtagtccttataagagttgccttggtcaaggtgtctgttcacagcagtaaaaccctaactgagacatcATCCCCATCCACTTTAGCCTTACTGTGTATCTGCAGGCTCTCCAATCCACTTAAAGGCAGTGTAACAGACTGGGGAGGGCTGGCTGGCCTCCTGTGGttgttttctccctcccctccctcccaccacccccCTGGAAATTTAATTACTCACTTGGCACCAGTTGGACCTATGCAACAAATAGGGCTGGAGGGTCCTCTCTGTTGGGAGCTCCCAGCAGTGAGGCCATCAGATCacgggtgggagtgggtggagaagAATGCTGCCCAGTGTGCACAGCTCAGCCACTGCAGCCCACACTCACCGATGTACTCATCCTGGTCCACAAAACCATCCCCGTTCTTGTCGATGTCCTCCAGGGTTTCCTAGGAAGCAATGGGGAAACAACCCAAGATGGCCATATGCTTTGAGACTCCActgcctgtcttctttctctggcttttacagcGCTTGGTAAACTTGTTCTAGTAGCTCCCAGACAGTccatttacattaaaaaacagaTGATGGTTGGTATCCCCATATCCTCTCCTCCACAATTTCAAGAGCAGAACCCTCTCCTCAAAGGAAAGAGATCTGCAAACTCGGCCTGCTCTGATGCCCACAAGGAACCCTGCCACACCAACCGACACCCACCACCAGGCGTCACCTTAGCATCTGAGAGAGTCCAGTATGAGAAGCCCCCGATTAGAGGGACTGCAAAAACAGATTCCATAGTGAAGAGCTAGGACCCTCAGCTGGTGCAGAGACATATAAAACTATAGAGACTTAAACATTAAAGGTGTAACTGACTTGTGAAAGTATATTCTaactaatttgatttttatttgtcatGCTATGTATTGTCCTGTCCACCCCTACCCCTACATCAATAACTAAGTGAATTTATTGTCCATTGCCCCAACAACTCAAGGACTTCCTGAATCAAGAAGCTAGTCTGAGTCCAGAGCACTAAATCTTGCTTGAAGTCAAACAATTCCCCTGTGGCAGCTCCTCCCCCACACTTCATGAGTTATCACTAAATGGATGTTGAGTGAATAAGAGAAATAATTCTTGGACCCCTGCCCAGTCCTTGGGGTCTTGGACGTCATGAAGCAAAGTATGAGGCAGGAGTGGCCACTGTCACTGATCAGGGATCTAAAGATATTCTAAgctatttatgaaaaaaaaaatctttcattaaCAGCTCCCCAGCAGTTGGAACTGACTCTGTCCCAGGGAATAGGTGACGgcatttatttaaatgtcatGAGAAATGAAGACACATGGACTCCAATGGGACACTATGGAAAGCATTGACTCCTTATAAGCCTGGTATCTGGGCCGTCTGTTCTCTACAGACTACAGCTGAAGAAGCAGCCTTTCCAGCTGCAATTCTCTAAGTGTCCACAAGGTTTTCTATGCCTTCTAAGctgaaaacaggaaggaaggaaggaaggaaggagagagagagagagagagagagagagagagagagagagagagagagagaaggaaagggaaagggaaagggagagggaagagactgCAGCAGCAACAACTACAACAATGGGGCAGAGCCCAGCTCACTAACCCATGAGTCCATATCTAGATGGCACCTCTCAGCCTCTGCATAACTAAGATGAGCCAGACCATATCCTTTTTTCTGAGCTGAATAGTAAAGACAGGCTATCACATCTCTtaattctgtctctgtcctttaTCTGCCACCTAATACTCTAAGATGGCAGAGCAGAGGGTAGAGGTCACCTCCCAGTGTTTAGAGGGGAGCTTCCCAGGGGATCTCCGTAGGACTATGTTTAATAGACAATGTCCACGAAAGGAACAAGCTTGATTCATGTTAATTGGCTTCCACCAGGGTGTTTGTTACAACAGCTAGCTTGTCCTGACTACTTCCTGGACAAACAAGAGATCTGACATATTCaacttcagtccttccccaatTCCCAGCAGGCTGAAAGTGTCTCTTTTTGGAAAAAAGGACAAGGTGTGGGAACAGTTTCCACCCTGGTCTTTTCGCAGTCTGTCTAGACTTTCACTGTTCTCACCAGAACTACAATTTCCTTCATATGTTCAAACTCCTCTGGGTGCAGAAAGGCAGTGAACTCCTCTCGCGTAGCTGTCAGGTCGCCGTCAAGGTCTGAAGCCTTAAACCTCCTCTCATCTCGTGGCAGCATCTTTTTAAAGGTGTGATGATCAGAGCTATCATGGAATTCAGCGGGGTTTCCTGCAGGACACACACAGACTTTGttaggggggtgggggcgggggctcTGTTCGGGATCACAtactcttttacacacacacacacacacacacacaagcaatctTGACTCACCCACTGACTTCTTTAAAACATTGCTATTCAAAATGACgccacatcctctctctctccaagtcACCCCAGAATTGACCTTAGTGCCCAGCAAGGCTTTACAGCAAGCGCTGAAGAGCACACAAGTTCAGACCTCTATTTACAGACTTCTACATCCATCTATCCCGTTTTGATCTAGGATATACGAGGATTCCCTGCGATCTAGGATATCTAAATGATTCAGCTAGCTTTCAAGAGAGCAGAGTCTGGCTTTAATTACCCTCCTTTCTCCCCAAGCCTGTCTCCCTGCTGTCCACCAGGCACTTGAAGGGTCTGCAGCACACCACTCCCTCCGTTCTCTAACGAATAACCCAAGCCCCACCCACcatgcatgtatttctgtgcctcggcccccctccccacattctttcagtctctccaAATGGAAATCCATGCTTCAAGGCCCAGTTTCCACTCTCTTCCCCAGTGAAGCCCTTCATTGAATTTTGTTTCCTGATGATGTTTTGGGACTATTTCATCCTTACCCCCCAACTTCAGCAGCAATTAGAAACTGtcagaatcatttttttctttctcttctctgggtgTACTTCTGAGAGCTAAGTTCAAGCAGGGCCCTGACCTAAAGATGCCTTCCCCTATGTCAGTCAGGGAAAGCAACGTGGTACATTCTTCGTAGGTGGAGGAGGATGTTACACAACGGGTTTTACTCGGAAGGTTGTGACAGCTGGGTAAAGGAGGTGGCCATGATGAGTCTCCTGTGACCTTGTTTCCCACAGTGCAATCTCCACTGTGGCCTCTTACCCAGGTAGTAGCCATAGGTGGCCTGCTTGTATTCTTCCCAGGAGATCTTTTCGTCTTTGTCCCTATCATAATCCTTCCAGACTTTAGCGACATTATCATAGATGTATCTTTTCTGTACCCGTTTGATCCAAACTTTCAGCTCCTCAGTAGTAACAAGGCCATCACCATCACTGTCAATTCGATCCACAATTTTCCtgtagttaaaataataataaaatgaaacaataagtCCCTCAAGGCCACAATCAAGACTTGTCTTGTCTTGGCCCAGCAACACGTCCAGCAATTTGCAGTCTTAAACGTTATAAAATTCTAAGACAGATTCAGCCAATCTTCCTTCTAAAGATGATatgccttctcctctgagaaaccATGGCCAGTGGCAGAGATCACTAATGTACCATGTACATTCTGAAACCCAGATAGGAACTCAGAATTCTTCTCAGCTCAGGACTCTGGAGATCGCCATGACCACCGGATGAGAACTGGCAGGAAGATCTATTAGGTATAACTGTGTTGAGCACATACTCTTTAGCTTTGGGTACAGTGCAACAACAGGAAATTCTATGTTAATCAGAAGATAAGGgagctgtttgtttttaaatcctacTATCTTATACTCAAGGATTTGAAACTTAAGAAGCAGGAGACCAATCCTGTTGGACAAAGCAACCTCCACCAGAAAGCTGGCCCTCTGGCAGCTGAAGAAACTCAGCAGCTCAGCTAATAAGGTACAGACCACTGTGCCCTCTTGGGTTTCCAACTCCACCTTGACCTAGGTTCCAGGGATTTCAAGCTAGACTCTATGGAGGTATCCTACATACTAGTTCCGGGTAAAATTCAGGCTGGAAACTTAACATCTGTCCATCTCTACGTCAAACAGCTTCAAGCTAGGAGTGCCATTTCTGTGCGGGACTTCTACACACCCACAAGCTATTGCTAACACAATGTTTAAGAGAAGTTCCACACACCTGGGATGAGGTCATACAGGCCAATGAGGGCTCAGTGTCTTTTTTTGGGGCTAGAATTCAATCAACCCCAGGGATAAATTTTGTCAGTAGTAGTTCTGATTAACAGTTAACACTGATTACATTAAAGATGGGAACTGAATTCCTTAGTTCTTTATAAACAGTTTGACCTGTACCTCTTAACTTTTAGTGGGAAAGGTAAAGAATGTGAGGAGGGCAAACCAGGCAACATCTCTTACCTGAACCCAAGGAGCCCCACTCCTTTCTCTGGAAGTTGTGGACAGGATGAACAACTTTAAAGTGCCCCTTCATGTACAGTTTAACAGGTCTGGGACTGAAAGACTACATCTCATGCATCTTCAGGCTTCTCTAAGGGCAACTCAGCTGGACACAGCAGAATTCATTCAATACCGTGAAGGCAGGTGCTGCTCCAATCCGGAGGACATACTGTAGCCAACACTGCCACTGGTTACCCAACACCACTGAGAAACAGATACTCAGGCCAAGGGAGGCTCAATGGCATGAAATCACTGGAACCCTCTTTTgtaaaaagaacagcatttaatttaCAGCTATCAACATCCAGGGCCTAGCTCCGCCCAACACAAGGCAAGAGCATTAAAACTGTTTACAGGAATTATAGGAGTGGTCTTGACCTCTcatgcaaagtcacaagagtaaaatctggagaaaggaaatggaatgtTGATAGACTCTGAACGCATGATTCAGGACACCGAGATCTTCCCATGGCTCCCATTATCTGTGTGACCTCGTGCAATTGAGTCTCTGAGCCCAAGTTCCCCCACTATGAGCAGAACCGCCCAAGTGACAAGACCTGTGAGAACTGAAGAGGAGGAAGGTGCCTTTCCTCACTCGGGACAACTATGTAGGTGAAGGGTAGAAGTAAAATTCCAACTCTCAGCaagtaaaagaaaagagtaagGTCTCCAGGAAGGGCGAAGGGCAAATGGGGTTCCCCTGCCTGCCAGCTGCTATCAAGGAGACAAGAAAAACCAGACACTCGGTGGACAGGTGAACCACTTCCAACTTTAGACATTGGAaagtaatttacatttttctaagaTTATACGAGGCCACTGAGACCGTAACCCTTCAGTGTTTCCAGAAATCTTGAGGAGGACATGTGCTTTCAATAGATGGTCAAATGATAAGACACAGGGTTGCCGGGACCTAGCCATGTTAATCCCTCAGCAGCCCAGACTTGAAGGGGGGCTGTTGAGAAAGAAGACTTGGAGAGGCAACTTCGCTCTTAGCTCCAGGCTTGATCAGTCATTTCCAAAAGTCCCAGCCCAATTCTGACCCAGGTGACCTTAGTCGGGGCTCAGGGGCTCAGGCCAGGGTCCTAGACGTTATCTTTGGTTCCTTGCTCAACAATGGGTCAGGGACAAGTAAGGGCTACCATAGTCTGCATCTTTCCTGTCCTAATACCCAGATGCACCACCCCCCACCGTCCCACTGCCCAGGACTACGGATCTGCCACAGTTACACTCTGGCTCCACTGCCAGGCTGGCATTTCCAACAAGATTTGGGATCAGGACACCCTGTCCACCACAAGCAAACACTGATAACATCTTTACCTCCTCGAGGAGGCCGTCTCTCTGATCTTTactttccctcctcttctacctcccatttcctcttctctgcctctggaggAGACCAGCACCCCTCCCGCCCCACCAAAGAGTTAAAACCATGATAAGCAAGCAGACCCCTCACTTCAGGACCACTTTTCTATTACCATATACCCAGCAGCCTTTGAACTATCTCATAAGCTCTGATGAAGGACCATCTACAAAACCGGGCACCTCCCTCCAACCTGAAGCCCCAGGGGCTCCTGCTAAACACGTGGATGATGTCACCATCCGAGCAACCCTGAAAGTGTTTGCCTGCCCTCCTCCACATTGGATGGCCAGCACCTTGAGACCTAGACCATGAGGGTTCATCTTTGTACCTGCCAGATGTCACACAGGATAGCCACTGCAATGCTTGCtacatgaataaatgaacaaaaccaaggtCTTCATACAAGGATTAGACACAGAGAACTCCACTACCCCTTCTCTTGGGCACTTCAGCTAATTACCCTGACATAGGGATTAAATGAAGCCAGAGGACCTAAATGTAAGTGTTTCCAGTTCATaactcccttctcctcctcttttctaaGACAATGCAGAATGGCTGCAATCAGGGCCCCCAGAATAAATCAGTCTCCAGGCCTCAGAGCAGTACAATGGCGTGAATTTATCAATGGTCCCAATTGTTAAAAGTcccaaaaaagaagagaaagtactTCCCTACCAAATAAAGGATACTGTTTGGAGGTGACTTTGAAGTCCAAAGGTCTTTTTTATCACAACTGGCAGATGTTCACCTACACAATAGGTATCATTTATCCTGTCCTACTGAATGCTCTGGCCCCTTTGTCGAACAGAGATGGCTGTGTTCTTTTCAACTGTAGCAGAACTCGAAGATCCTCCTCCCCCAGGAGCAGGTTCTGGAAGCTCTGGTGGCCCACAGGCAGGATGGCTGTGTTCCTCCACAGCCCTGCC
It encodes the following:
- the Rcn1 gene encoding reticulocalbin-1; this translates as MAHSGRLGLALGLLLTLVLALRAKPTVRKERVVRPDSELGERPPEDNQSFQYDHEAFLGKEDSKTFDQLSPEESKERLGKIVDRIDSDGDGLVTTEELKVWIKRVQKRYIYDNVAKVWKDYDRDKDEKISWEEYKQATYGYYLGNPAEFHDSSDHHTFKKMLPRDERRFKASDLDGDLTATREEFTAFLHPEEFEHMKEIVVLETLEDIDKNGDGFVDQDEYIADMFSHEDNGPEPDWVLSEREQFSDFRDLNKDGKLDKDEIRHWILPQDYDHAQAEARHLVYESDKNKDEMLTKEEILDNWNMFVGSQATNYGEDLTKNHDEL